Proteins encoded within one genomic window of Deinococcus grandis:
- a CDS encoding LacI family DNA-binding transcriptional regulator, with translation MAQRAQVSVATVSRVLNGHNTVNEVLRERVEQAMRELRFRPNRIAQTLYHHRSKTIGCILPDIGNPFFSQLFLQLEIGAFERGYTMILGNTVSTRDMELTYLHALTERQVDGLLYLGGLTNDPHPDPDALRALHDIAERLPIVAVNGDVPGAPLASSVRSDERGGTRDLLDLLHRHGHTRVAFLGGQLDVTTSVEKLDLYRQQHPDAPNHWIQLTGLTIDAGRVAMTALLAAGTPPTACLCVNDLVAAGALAAAHERGLTVPGDLSIVGFDDIFVAQVVTPPLTSVNHNYPEVARQALDALLDAIEGQKPERHISVPTRLIERDSVSDRLVPL, from the coding sequence ATTGCCCAGCGCGCCCAGGTCTCCGTCGCCACCGTCTCCCGCGTCCTCAACGGCCACAACACCGTCAACGAGGTCCTGCGCGAACGCGTCGAACAGGCCATGCGCGAACTGCGCTTCCGCCCCAACCGCATCGCCCAGACCCTCTACCACCACCGCTCCAAGACCATCGGCTGCATCCTCCCGGACATCGGCAACCCCTTCTTCAGCCAGCTCTTCCTGCAACTGGAGATCGGCGCGTTCGAACGCGGCTACACCATGATCCTCGGCAACACCGTCAGCACCCGCGACATGGAACTCACCTACCTGCACGCCCTGACCGAACGCCAGGTCGACGGCCTGCTGTACCTCGGCGGCCTTACCAACGACCCCCACCCCGATCCGGACGCACTGCGCGCCCTGCACGACATCGCCGAACGCCTTCCCATCGTGGCCGTCAACGGCGACGTGCCCGGCGCGCCCCTGGCCTCCAGCGTCCGCTCGGACGAACGCGGCGGCACCCGCGACCTGCTGGACCTGCTCCACCGGCACGGCCACACCCGCGTCGCATTCCTCGGCGGACAGCTCGACGTCACCACCAGCGTCGAGAAACTCGACCTGTACCGCCAGCAGCACCCCGACGCCCCCAACCACTGGATCCAGCTCACCGGCCTGACCATCGACGCCGGACGCGTCGCCATGACCGCCCTGCTCGCCGCCGGCACGCCGCCCACCGCCTGCCTGTGCGTGAACGACCTCGTCGCCGCCGGCGCGCTGGCCGCCGCACACGAACGCGGCCTGACCGTCCCCGGCGACCTGTCCATCGTCGGCTTCGACGACATCTTCGTCGCGCAGGTCGTCACCCCGCCCCTCACCAGCGTCAACCACAACTACCCCGAAGTCGCCCGCCAGGCCCTCGACGCGCTCCTCGACGCGATCGAAGGGCAGAAACCCGAACGGCACATCAGCGTCCCCACCCGACTCATCGAACGCGACTCCGTCAGCGACCGCCTCGTTCCCCTCTGA
- a CDS encoding HD-GYP domain-containing protein has translation MSDVPVPPAAEVPAEDPRVQELRLYAAQLERYAEEFGALFHRYKMQEAELEAATLAVVNAFVVALGAHDAYTRDHTQRVQRSALMIARTLGWSDTQLEEVRLGAVLHDIGKTSISDTVLCKPGRLSDTEYRNIQRHPVIGAHMISGFPALTSARPYVLYHHERFDGTGYPEGLRGHDIPIQGRLLAVADAVDAMLTLRPYRPPLRLEQVLRELHAGSGTQFDPQLVEAFLLSGALDLYDLAHTPDTPDEPGD, from the coding sequence ATGAGCGACGTTCCGGTTCCGCCCGCCGCCGAGGTGCCCGCCGAGGACCCCCGGGTGCAGGAACTGCGCCTCTACGCCGCGCAGCTCGAACGGTACGCCGAGGAGTTCGGCGCGCTGTTCCACCGCTACAAGATGCAGGAGGCGGAACTGGAAGCCGCGACCCTGGCGGTCGTGAACGCCTTCGTGGTGGCACTGGGCGCGCACGACGCGTACACCCGCGACCACACGCAGCGCGTGCAGCGCAGCGCCCTCATGATCGCCCGGACGCTCGGCTGGAGCGACACGCAACTGGAGGAAGTCCGGCTGGGCGCGGTGCTGCACGACATCGGCAAGACGTCCATCTCGGACACGGTGCTGTGCAAACCCGGCCGCCTGAGCGACACCGAGTACCGCAACATCCAGCGGCACCCGGTGATCGGCGCGCACATGATCAGCGGGTTCCCCGCCCTGACCTCCGCGCGGCCGTACGTCCTGTACCACCACGAACGCTTCGACGGCACCGGGTACCCCGAGGGCCTGCGTGGACATGACATTCCCATCCAGGGCCGTCTGCTGGCCGTCGCGGACGCCGTGGACGCCATGCTCACCCTGCGCCCCTACCGCCCGCCGCTGCGGCTGGAACAGGTGCTGCGCGAACTGCACGCGGGCAGCGGCACGCAGTTCGACCCGCAGCTCGTCGAGGCGTTCCTGCTCAGCGGCGCGCTGGACCTGTACGACCTGGCGCACACCCCGGACACGCCCGACGAGCCGGGCGACTGA
- a CDS encoding NAD-dependent malic enzyme produces MTRRTLPLTDHYDVRRGEDGHRYLHPLVRGFPLLRFPLLNKGTAFTEAEREALGLDGLLAPQVDTLDALVERQYAEYAQITEPLDRHVFLRNLQDRNEVLFYALLSAHVEEMLPVVYTPTVGLAVQKFSQIYRYPRGLTLSTRNIDRAGAALANVPLNDVRIIVATDSSAILGIGDQGFGGMAISIGKLSLYTVAGGVGPDKTLPVELDVGTGRADLRDDPAYLGVKHGRLTGDEYLRFVDRFVEATLQRYPKAIIQWEDFSKDAAFEVLRRYRRVVPSFNDDIQGTGAVVLAGVLNACRMKGEALRDQVVVVHGAGAGGAGVALAIREGMRRDGLSPEEIAGRVFVLDSRGLLTDDRHMEDYKRDLATPRALTDGWAGTDLESVIREAKATVLLGLSGQAGIFSEGAVRAAHANTPRPLVFPLSNPTANTEALPADILAWTGGQAIVATGSPFDPVSLHGEMHEIGQGNNAFIFPGLGFGAILARVREVTDEMVTAAAYALAEYTQTNHPGRTYPPVDELSHASIHVAVAVIRQALADGVATEFTLRGQSDAALLDTVRRKFWQPKYLPFRPRE; encoded by the coding sequence GTGACCCGCCGCACCCTGCCCCTGACCGACCATTACGATGTCCGCCGCGGCGAGGACGGGCACCGCTACCTGCACCCGCTGGTGCGTGGCTTTCCGCTGCTGCGCTTCCCGCTGCTGAACAAGGGCACGGCGTTCACCGAGGCCGAGCGGGAGGCGCTGGGCCTGGACGGCCTGCTGGCCCCGCAGGTGGACACGCTGGACGCGCTGGTCGAGCGGCAGTACGCGGAGTACGCGCAGATCACCGAGCCGCTGGACCGGCACGTGTTCCTGCGCAACCTGCAGGACCGCAACGAGGTGCTGTTCTACGCGCTGCTGTCCGCGCATGTGGAGGAGATGCTGCCGGTGGTGTACACGCCGACGGTGGGGCTGGCGGTGCAGAAGTTCAGCCAGATCTACCGCTACCCGCGCGGCCTGACCCTGAGCACCCGGAACATCGACCGGGCCGGGGCGGCGCTGGCGAACGTGCCGCTGAACGACGTGCGGATCATCGTGGCGACCGACAGCAGCGCGATCCTGGGTATCGGGGATCAGGGCTTCGGGGGCATGGCGATCAGCATCGGGAAACTCTCGCTGTACACCGTGGCGGGCGGCGTGGGGCCGGACAAGACCCTCCCGGTGGAACTGGACGTCGGGACCGGGCGCGCCGACCTGCGGGACGACCCGGCGTACCTGGGCGTGAAGCACGGGCGCCTGACCGGGGACGAATACCTGCGCTTCGTGGACCGCTTCGTGGAGGCCACGCTGCAGCGCTACCCGAAGGCGATCATCCAGTGGGAGGACTTCAGCAAGGACGCGGCGTTCGAGGTGCTGCGCCGCTACCGCCGGGTCGTGCCGAGCTTCAACGACGACATCCAGGGCACGGGCGCGGTGGTGCTGGCCGGGGTGCTGAACGCCTGCCGGATGAAGGGCGAGGCGCTGCGCGATCAGGTGGTCGTCGTGCATGGGGCGGGCGCGGGTGGTGCGGGGGTGGCCCTGGCGATCCGCGAGGGGATGCGCCGCGACGGCCTGAGCCCCGAGGAGATCGCGGGGCGGGTGTTCGTGCTCGACTCGCGCGGGCTGCTGACCGACGACCGCCACATGGAGGACTACAAGCGCGACCTCGCCACGCCGAGGGCCCTGACGGACGGCTGGGCGGGCACCGACCTCGAAAGCGTGATCCGCGAGGCGAAGGCGACCGTACTGCTGGGCCTCAGCGGGCAGGCCGGCATCTTCAGCGAGGGGGCGGTGCGGGCCGCGCACGCCAACACGCCCCGCCCCCTGGTGTTCCCGCTGAGCAACCCCACCGCGAATACGGAGGCGCTCCCGGCGGACATCCTGGCCTGGACCGGCGGGCAGGCCATCGTGGCGACCGGCAGTCCCTTCGACCCGGTCAGCCTGCACGGCGAGATGCACGAGATCGGGCAGGGGAACAACGCGTTCATCTTCCCCGGCCTGGGCTTCGGCGCGATCCTCGCCCGCGTGCGCGAGGTCACGGACGAGATGGTCACGGCCGCCGCGTACGCCCTGGCGGAGTACACGCAGACGAACCACCCGGGCCGCACGTACCCGCCGGTGGACGAACTGAGTCACGCGAGCATTCACGTCGCGGTGGCCGTGATCCGGCAGGCCCTCGCGGACGGCGTCGCCACCGAGTTCACGCTGCGCGGCCAGAGCGACGCGGCGCTGCTGGATACCGTCCGGCGCAAGTTCTGGCAGCCGAAGTACCTGCCGTTCCGGCCGCGCGAGTGA
- the allE gene encoding (S)-ureidoglycine aminohydrolase, with the protein MKHLGVTRSALREAHAVITPDTFVRTALAEWPGSAVVLHIAPVIGLGARFVQFTAEMMAGARARESLLGYQRFVFVLSGEVQVEVDGESRTLRESDHGFFPAGVAHTLEARVAARVAVFEKPYQGAPGVDAPPVCWGNERENPGAPFEGDERLIARKLLPDDPRFDFMMSTMSFAPGATLPYTEVHYMEHGLLMLSGEGLYKLQEAYYPVQTGDVIWMGAHCPQWYGALGRDWSKYLLFKDMNRHPLTLTGGQP; encoded by the coding sequence ATGAAACACCTGGGAGTCACCCGTTCCGCGTTGCGTGAGGCGCACGCGGTGATCACGCCCGATACGTTCGTCCGCACGGCGCTGGCCGAGTGGCCCGGCAGCGCGGTGGTCTTGCACATCGCGCCGGTGATCGGGCTGGGGGCGAGGTTCGTGCAGTTCACGGCCGAGATGATGGCCGGGGCGCGGGCGCGCGAGTCTTTGCTGGGCTACCAGCGGTTCGTGTTCGTGCTGAGCGGCGAGGTGCAGGTGGAGGTGGACGGCGAGTCGCGGACGCTGCGCGAGTCGGATCACGGGTTCTTCCCGGCGGGGGTCGCGCACACGCTGGAGGCGCGGGTCGCGGCGAGGGTGGCGGTGTTCGAGAAGCCGTACCAGGGCGCGCCGGGCGTGGACGCCCCGCCGGTGTGCTGGGGGAACGAGCGGGAGAATCCGGGTGCGCCGTTCGAGGGCGACGAGCGGCTGATCGCGCGCAAGCTGCTGCCGGACGATCCACGGTTCGATTTCATGATGAGCACCATGAGTTTCGCGCCGGGCGCGACCCTGCCGTACACGGAAGTGCATTACATGGAGCACGGTCTGCTGATGCTCTCGGGCGAGGGCCTGTACAAGCTTCAGGAGGCCTATTACCCGGTGCAGACGGGGGACGTGATCTGGATGGGCGCGCACTGCCCGCAGTGGTACGGGGCACTGGGCCGCGACTGGAGCAAGTACCTGCTGTTCAAGGACATGAACCGCCATCCCCTCACCCTGACCGGAGGCCAGCCGTGA